A genomic region of bacterium contains the following coding sequences:
- a CDS encoding enoyl-CoA hydratase (Catalyzes the reversible hydration of unsaturated fatty acyl-CoA to beta-hydroxyacyl-CoA) → MGGRVYAEKAGHVGTIVFDHPERRNAISAQMWQEIPAAVASVADDSEVRAVVLRGAGDVSFVSGADISEFEQRRAGGDGAADYDRVSGLAFAALLGIEKPVIGLIHGFCVGGGMAIALSADLRYVADDARFAIPAGRLGLGYSSALLEPLTLLVGSSAAKEILFTARQYDASEALHMGLVNAVKPKAELEDFVAETAGRIAANAPLTLRGVKIAARELAHEKAERDMGAIAAAVRACYDSDDYREGVRAFLEKRRPAFEGH, encoded by the coding sequence ATGGGTGGACGCGTTTACGCAGAAAAGGCCGGGCACGTGGGGACGATCGTCTTCGATCATCCCGAGCGGCGAAACGCCATCTCGGCGCAGATGTGGCAGGAGATTCCGGCTGCGGTGGCTTCGGTTGCCGACGATTCCGAGGTGCGGGCCGTCGTCCTGCGCGGAGCCGGCGATGTCTCCTTCGTTTCGGGTGCCGATATCTCGGAGTTCGAACAACGCCGTGCGGGCGGAGACGGAGCCGCCGACTACGACCGCGTGAGCGGACTCGCCTTCGCCGCGCTTCTCGGGATCGAGAAGCCAGTGATCGGATTGATTCACGGCTTCTGCGTGGGCGGGGGCATGGCAATCGCCTTGTCGGCGGATCTGCGTTACGTGGCAGACGATGCGCGTTTCGCGATTCCTGCGGGTCGCCTCGGACTGGGGTATTCGAGCGCGTTGCTGGAGCCTCTGACGCTACTCGTCGGTTCCTCGGCCGCGAAGGAGATCCTGTTCACAGCCCGCCAGTACGATGCCAGCGAGGCTCTGCACATGGGACTGGTCAACGCGGTGAAGCCCAAAGCCGAACTCGAAGACTTCGTTGCCGAGACCGCCGGTCGGATTGCTGCGAACGCGCCGCTCACGCTGCGCGGGGTCAAGATCGCAGCCCGCGAACTCGCCCACGAGAAGGCCGAAAGAGATATGGGGGCGATCGCGGCTGCCGTGCGCGCCTGTTATGACAGTGATGATTACCGCGAAGGTGTGCGCGCTTTTCTCGAGAAGCGTCGGCCGGCCTTCGAGGGACACTGA